The Armatimonas rosea genome includes a window with the following:
- the uvrC gene encoding excinuclease ABC subunit UvrC — MSSPAPLTLEEKLKNLPTNPGCYLYKDKEGQIIYVGKAINLRNRVRSYFQKSANHTPKTRKLVANIVDMDWVLTDTELEALILECNLIKKHQPKYNVRLRDDKQYPYLMLTTSEPFPRVLITRRVKQGDGNKYFGPYTNGAAVRDSVDLIYRVFPLVTCKKEWTNKVEQKPCLYHHMGRCPEAPCAGLADKERYAQTVKDTEVFLQGRQDSLAKNLQAKMETAAENLEFERAAKLRDQLVAINTIVERQKVVSTTTGDQDVMAVVADETGAAVQMFFIRGGKLIGQEHFLLDGAEDGVGEATAEFLKRYYQDASFVPGEILLPTHVEETEIIESWLRQKRGAKVTLSVPERGEKKRLMELASANAEQALTQLRAVAAAEQSRIDGALLELATALGMPENSLHRIEAYDNSNVQGRHAVGGMVVFERGKPKKSEYRRFKIESLPDNTPNDFAMMFEVLTRRFAQMAEGNPKFTQQPSLIVVDGGKGQLSAAQDAMKQFGYDFPMIGLAKQYEQVFLPGAHEPIEFPRNAPALFLLQRVRDEVHRWAITYHRNVRGRAANMSILDEIPGIGPLRRKNLLKFFGSVAKMKKASAVELAKAPGMNAKLAQEVFDYLKGA, encoded by the coding sequence ATGTCCTCGCCTGCGCCGCTGACGCTTGAAGAAAAGCTCAAGAACCTCCCGACCAACCCGGGGTGCTACCTCTACAAAGATAAAGAGGGGCAGATTATCTATGTCGGTAAGGCGATCAATCTCAGGAACCGAGTGCGCTCGTACTTTCAAAAGTCGGCCAACCACACGCCCAAGACACGCAAGCTGGTCGCCAATATTGTCGATATGGACTGGGTGCTGACGGATACCGAGCTGGAGGCGCTGATCCTAGAGTGCAACCTGATCAAGAAGCACCAGCCCAAGTACAACGTCCGACTCAGGGACGACAAGCAATACCCCTATCTGATGCTGACGACCAGCGAGCCGTTTCCGCGGGTGCTGATTACCCGGAGAGTGAAGCAGGGTGATGGGAATAAGTACTTTGGGCCGTATACGAATGGCGCGGCCGTGCGGGACTCCGTCGATCTGATCTACCGTGTCTTCCCGCTCGTGACCTGCAAGAAGGAGTGGACCAACAAGGTCGAGCAGAAGCCGTGTCTGTACCACCACATGGGCCGCTGCCCGGAAGCGCCCTGCGCCGGGCTCGCCGATAAGGAGCGCTATGCCCAGACGGTCAAAGACACCGAGGTCTTTCTCCAAGGCCGGCAGGACTCGCTGGCGAAGAACCTGCAGGCGAAGATGGAGACCGCCGCGGAGAACTTAGAGTTCGAGCGCGCGGCCAAGCTACGGGATCAATTGGTAGCCATCAACACGATTGTCGAGCGGCAGAAAGTGGTCAGCACCACGACCGGCGACCAGGACGTCATGGCCGTGGTCGCCGACGAGACCGGGGCGGCGGTGCAGATGTTCTTTATCCGCGGCGGCAAGCTGATCGGGCAGGAGCATTTCTTGCTCGACGGTGCCGAGGACGGTGTGGGCGAGGCGACCGCGGAGTTTCTGAAGCGCTACTACCAAGACGCCAGCTTTGTCCCCGGGGAGATTCTCCTGCCCACCCACGTGGAGGAGACCGAGATTATCGAGAGCTGGCTGCGGCAAAAACGCGGCGCGAAAGTCACCCTCTCTGTCCCCGAGCGCGGTGAGAAGAAGCGCCTGATGGAGCTGGCGTCGGCGAATGCGGAGCAGGCACTCACACAGCTCCGCGCGGTCGCGGCGGCGGAGCAGAGCCGGATCGACGGGGCGCTTTTAGAGCTGGCGACGGCGCTGGGGATGCCGGAGAACTCCCTCCACCGGATCGAGGCCTACGACAACTCCAATGTCCAGGGGCGCCACGCGGTCGGCGGGATGGTGGTCTTCGAGCGGGGCAAGCCCAAGAAGAGCGAGTACCGCCGCTTCAAGATCGAGAGCCTCCCTGACAACACCCCCAATGACTTTGCGATGATGTTCGAGGTGCTCACGCGCCGCTTCGCGCAGATGGCCGAGGGTAACCCCAAGTTCACCCAGCAGCCCAGCCTGATCGTGGTCGATGGCGGCAAAGGGCAGCTCTCCGCCGCCCAGGACGCCATGAAGCAGTTCGGCTACGACTTCCCGATGATCGGCCTCGCCAAACAATATGAGCAGGTCTTCCTCCCGGGCGCCCACGAGCCCATCGAGTTCCCACGCAACGCCCCCGCTCTGTTTCTCTTGCAGCGGGTCCGCGACGAAGTCCACCGCTGGGCGATCACCTACCATAGAAATGTCCGTGGCCGCGCCGCCAACATGAGTATCCTCGACGAGATCCCCGGAATCGGCCCCCTGCGGCGCAAGAACCTGCTGAAGTTCTTTGGCAGTGTCGCCAAGATGAAGAAAGCCAGCGCGGTCGAGCTCGCCAAGGCCCCCGGAATGAACGCCAAGCTCGCCCAAGAGGTGTTTGACTATCTGAAGGGGGCGTAG
- a CDS encoding Uma2 family endonuclease, whose translation MATAEKLRSVEEFLAWEKVQPERYEYVAGSIYAMAGMSDEHNQLATNLVTACATALKPPCRVRTEGLKVQIGASFFYPDALILCSPPLFYNTRRDTILNPTVVFEILSESTEAFDRGEKFRRYRSLPGLKAIVFVSQNRILVECWSRKDDAWQVDDGETLVGSLYIPPLDIEISLAALYDGLEFPDPE comes from the coding sequence ATGGCGACGGCGGAAAAGCTACGGAGCGTTGAGGAGTTTCTAGCCTGGGAGAAGGTGCAGCCGGAGCGCTATGAGTATGTCGCGGGGAGCATCTATGCCATGGCAGGGATGTCGGATGAGCACAACCAGCTCGCGACAAACCTTGTCACTGCCTGTGCGACGGCACTAAAGCCTCCGTGCCGGGTTCGCACCGAGGGCCTCAAGGTCCAGATCGGGGCGAGTTTTTTCTACCCCGATGCCCTGATCCTCTGCTCGCCCCCGCTTTTCTACAACACCCGCCGAGACACCATCCTCAACCCGACTGTCGTTTTTGAGATACTCTCCGAGTCCACGGAGGCCTTTGACCGGGGAGAAAAATTTCGTCGCTACCGGAGCCTGCCAGGTCTGAAAGCTATTGTCTTTGTCTCACAAAACCGCATCTTAGTGGAGTGCTGGAGTCGCAAAGACGATGCCTGGCAGGTGGACGACGGGGAGACGCTTGTTGGGAGTCTATATATCCCACCACTAGACATAGAAATCTCCCTCGCCGCCCTCTACGATGGCCTGGAGTTTCCTGATCCCGAATAG
- a CDS encoding RNA polymerase sigma factor, which yields MIWNSDTWQVHKARKGDPRALEVLLARHRPRVEGMLRRLTGNATETEDLLQETVVIAYEKLDQWKGRGAFSTWLCGIAFRQYGTLRRQQKNLPTTLLEESFEPAAPLSDPFALLSQVEAQDALEAAIAQLPEYYRSVFVLIRVEGFRYKEVAELLEIPLGTVQSRLGTATRLLYAKLAPLITHETACEGGCPTTKGTPHAL from the coding sequence ATGATCTGGAACTCCGATACCTGGCAGGTTCATAAAGCAAGAAAAGGCGATCCGCGGGCGTTGGAGGTGCTCCTGGCAAGGCACCGCCCCCGAGTGGAGGGAATGCTACGGCGGCTCACGGGCAATGCGACCGAGACCGAGGACCTCTTGCAGGAAACGGTGGTCATTGCCTATGAGAAGCTGGACCAGTGGAAGGGTCGGGGAGCGTTCTCCACCTGGCTCTGTGGGATCGCCTTCCGGCAGTACGGCACCCTGCGTCGCCAGCAAAAGAACCTCCCGACCACTCTGCTTGAGGAGAGCTTTGAGCCTGCTGCGCCCTTGAGTGATCCCTTCGCCTTGCTCTCTCAGGTTGAGGCACAGGACGCTCTGGAGGCAGCGATCGCCCAGCTCCCGGAGTACTATCGCAGTGTCTTTGTGCTCATCCGGGTGGAGGGGTTTCGCTATAAAGAAGTGGCAGAGTTGCTGGAGATTCCCCTGGGAACGGTGCAGTCTCGCCTAGGCACGGCGACCCGCCTCCTCTATGCCAAGCTCGCTCCCCTGATCACCCACGAAACCGCCTGTGAGGGTGGCTGTCCGACCACGAAAGGAACTCCCCATGCACTGTGA
- a CDS encoding MGH1-like glycoside hydrolase domain-containing protein: protein MTTEERRLAEQAQDADTWRLWGPYLAERQWGTVREDYSPDGSAWDYFPHDHARSRAYRWGEDGLAGISDIRQRLCFALALWNGQDPILKERLFGLTNGEGNHGEDVKELYWYADATPSHSYLKYVYRYPQRAFPYAQLIEENARRKHDPHATEFELEDTGIFAEKRYFDITVEYAKAGIDDIVVCITAFNAGPEDAPLWLLPTLWFRNRWSWGKNTPRPEITRLSDSIFLAQHQRLGTYTLEAAHPSALWLTHNESNTQLLWGTLESTQNKKDAFGDQLLHAQDNACESRERGTKACLVEQLLVPANASKSLWLRLRRQAEPNTLQEAPPLWEPEATALVLAQRRQEADAFYDTLAPASATAEQKQVQREAFAGLIWSKQFYRLDVDQWLDGDPGQPPPPGQRKSGRNSAWRTFNAADILSMPDCWEYPWFAAWDTAFHTIPFALIDPEFAKHQLLLLCREWYMHPSGQLPAYEWAFGDVNPPVHAWAALRVYKIERKKQGKGRDEPGDTVFLERIFHKLLINFTWWVNRKDAQDNNLFEGGFLGLDNIGVFDRSAPLPTGGTLEQCDGTAWMAMFCLNMLAIALELCKTDPTYEDVATKFAEHFVYIAHAFNHSGVLWDEDDGWFYDALRLPDGSTHRLPVRSIVGLIPLFAVESFDSETLKRVPDFTKRLKWFMAHKPELCQEVAHLADPGQSERVIFSLVGQERLRRVLKRALDPEEFLSPYGIRSLSAWHRSHPFRLTVGSQTYRVAYDPGDSTSGMFGGNSNWRGPLWMPLNYLLIESLQKFDYAYGKSFLYNDNDLWAVATDLSQRLISLIQRPDSHPHYLFHEYFHGDTGRGLGASHQTGWTALVAKLIAQAS from the coding sequence ATGACCACCGAGGAGAGACGACTCGCCGAGCAGGCGCAAGACGCCGACACCTGGCGGCTCTGGGGCCCCTACCTGGCCGAGCGGCAGTGGGGCACGGTGCGCGAGGACTACAGCCCCGACGGCTCCGCGTGGGACTACTTCCCCCACGACCATGCCCGGAGCCGCGCCTACCGCTGGGGTGAGGACGGTCTCGCGGGCATCTCGGACATCCGCCAGCGCCTCTGCTTTGCGCTCGCCCTCTGGAACGGCCAGGACCCCATCCTCAAGGAGCGCCTCTTTGGGCTCACCAATGGTGAGGGCAACCACGGCGAGGATGTCAAGGAGCTCTACTGGTACGCCGATGCCACCCCCAGCCATAGCTACCTGAAGTATGTCTATCGCTATCCCCAGCGCGCCTTCCCCTACGCACAGCTGATCGAGGAGAACGCCCGCCGCAAGCACGACCCCCACGCCACGGAGTTCGAGCTAGAAGACACAGGCATCTTCGCCGAGAAGCGCTACTTCGATATCACCGTGGAGTACGCCAAGGCGGGAATCGACGATATCGTGGTCTGTATCACGGCATTTAATGCGGGGCCGGAAGATGCGCCGCTCTGGCTCCTCCCCACCCTCTGGTTCCGCAACCGCTGGAGCTGGGGCAAGAACACCCCACGCCCTGAGATCACGCGCCTCAGTGACTCTATTTTCCTGGCACAGCACCAGAGGCTAGGTACCTACACCCTCGAAGCCGCGCATCCATCGGCGCTGTGGCTGACTCACAATGAGAGCAATACCCAGCTCCTCTGGGGAACACTAGAGAGCACCCAGAACAAGAAAGACGCCTTCGGGGATCAACTCCTACACGCTCAGGACAATGCCTGTGAGAGTCGAGAGCGCGGGACCAAAGCCTGCCTGGTCGAGCAGCTCCTGGTTCCCGCAAACGCAAGTAAGTCTCTTTGGCTCCGTCTGCGCCGACAGGCAGAGCCCAACACGCTTCAAGAAGCACCGCCGCTCTGGGAGCCAGAGGCAACAGCACTTGTACTGGCACAGCGTCGGCAAGAAGCGGACGCATTCTACGACACGCTCGCTCCGGCAAGCGCGACTGCGGAGCAGAAGCAGGTGCAGCGTGAGGCCTTTGCGGGGCTGATCTGGAGCAAGCAGTTCTACCGCCTGGATGTGGACCAGTGGCTCGATGGTGACCCCGGTCAGCCGCCGCCGCCCGGGCAGAGAAAATCCGGGCGTAACAGTGCTTGGCGGACATTTAATGCGGCCGATATCCTCTCGATGCCGGACTGCTGGGAGTACCCCTGGTTTGCCGCGTGGGACACGGCCTTCCACACGATCCCCTTCGCGCTAATCGACCCCGAGTTTGCCAAGCACCAGCTCCTCCTGCTCTGCCGAGAGTGGTACATGCATCCGAGCGGCCAGCTCCCCGCCTACGAGTGGGCCTTTGGCGATGTGAACCCGCCGGTCCATGCCTGGGCGGCACTACGTGTCTACAAGATCGAGCGCAAGAAGCAGGGTAAGGGGCGCGATGAGCCCGGCGACACGGTGTTTCTGGAGCGGATCTTCCACAAGCTACTGATCAACTTCACGTGGTGGGTCAACCGCAAGGACGCCCAGGACAACAACCTCTTTGAAGGCGGCTTTCTAGGGCTGGACAATATCGGGGTCTTCGACCGGAGCGCGCCGCTCCCGACCGGAGGAACCCTGGAGCAGTGCGATGGCACGGCGTGGATGGCGATGTTCTGCCTGAACATGCTGGCGATCGCGCTGGAGCTGTGCAAGACCGATCCGACCTATGAAGATGTCGCCACCAAGTTCGCCGAGCACTTTGTCTATATCGCCCATGCATTTAACCACTCGGGGGTGCTCTGGGACGAAGACGATGGCTGGTTCTACGATGCCCTGCGCCTCCCCGATGGCTCGACACACCGGCTCCCCGTGCGCTCGATTGTCGGGCTGATTCCCCTCTTTGCGGTGGAGAGCTTCGATAGCGAGACCCTAAAGCGTGTCCCTGACTTTACGAAGCGGCTCAAGTGGTTTATGGCGCACAAGCCGGAGCTGTGTCAGGAAGTGGCCCACCTCGCCGATCCCGGACAGAGCGAGCGGGTGATCTTCTCGCTGGTCGGGCAGGAGCGCCTGCGCCGAGTCCTAAAGCGGGCACTCGACCCAGAAGAGTTCCTCTCGCCCTATGGCATCCGCTCGCTCTCGGCGTGGCACCGCTCGCACCCGTTCCGGCTGACAGTCGGAAGCCAGACCTACCGGGTCGCCTACGATCCCGGCGACTCGACCAGCGGGATGTTTGGCGGCAACTCCAACTGGCGCGGGCCGCTCTGGATGCCGCTGAACTATCTCCTGATCGAGTCGCTCCAGAAGTTCGACTACGCCTACGGCAAGAGCTTCCTCTACAACGACAACGACCTCTGGGCGGTCGCCACAGACCTCTCGCAGCGCCTTATCTCGCTGATCCAGCGCCCCGACAGCCACCCGCACTACCTCTTCCACGAGTACTTCCACGGCGACACGGGCCGCGGCCTCGGAGCGAGCCATCAGACCGGCTGGACGGCGTTAGTGGCGAAGCTCATCGCCCAGGCCTCATGA
- a CDS encoding serpin family protein has protein sequence MFHAVNHFGIRLLASVAEQQSEARFTLAPPALYLPLTMLKSVASGATRQGLSRALETDEKLSEDERERRIRLLRSLVSTSPVNFEASLLSRGQRAFSPGFMRRAQETYGVPVVTDEGNLPLRLLLRLSATVNLTGAVHHLRDGKVLGYRLPAENGLALTLLVPPRAAFWQARNRPLLELLKGLDPDTLNLWRERLSATEASTTPIPPLPEISENIDLMARLKALDLGPALTPAADFSLMMVASEAPHLAGMRQSLQLQLTGGKALPTRAADPMVWWLEHEPSGVMLALGYGGGSVRD, from the coding sequence ATGTTTCACGCAGTCAATCACTTTGGGATTCGGCTACTCGCCTCGGTCGCAGAACAGCAGAGTGAGGCACGTTTTACGCTTGCCCCGCCCGCACTCTATCTACCGCTCACCATGCTCAAGAGTGTGGCATCCGGGGCGACACGCCAGGGCTTGAGCCGCGCCTTGGAGACCGATGAGAAGCTCAGCGAGGACGAGCGCGAGCGCCGGATTCGTCTCCTGCGTAGCCTTGTGAGTACCAGCCCTGTGAACTTTGAGGCCTCACTTCTCAGCCGTGGGCAACGGGCGTTCTCCCCAGGGTTCATGCGACGAGCCCAAGAGACCTATGGGGTGCCTGTGGTCACCGACGAAGGCAACCTTCCGCTGCGCTTGCTCTTGCGCCTCAGTGCGACTGTCAACCTGACGGGCGCGGTACACCACCTTCGCGATGGCAAGGTGCTGGGGTACCGGCTCCCGGCGGAGAACGGGCTGGCACTCACCCTCTTGGTTCCTCCGCGTGCGGCGTTCTGGCAGGCCAGGAACCGGCCGCTGCTGGAGCTCCTGAAGGGCCTCGACCCCGACACGCTCAACCTCTGGAGGGAGCGGCTCAGTGCCACCGAGGCGAGTACGACTCCCATCCCACCCCTCCCGGAGATCTCGGAGAATATCGACCTGATGGCGCGGCTGAAGGCACTCGATCTGGGGCCGGCGCTGACACCTGCAGCAGACTTCTCCCTGATGATGGTTGCCAGTGAGGCACCGCACCTTGCGGGGATGCGGCAGTCGCTCCAGCTCCAGCTAACCGGCGGGAAGGCGCTTCCCACCCGCGCTGCGGACCCGATGGTCTGGTGGCTAGAGCACGAGCCCAGCGGCGTGATGCTCGCGCTGGGCTATGGTGGTGGTTCGGTGCGGGACTAG
- a CDS encoding BtpA/SgcQ family protein → MLKDFWASKRLIGMVHLGPLPGSPRDRGDFAGVLSRADADARALVAGGVDAIMVENFFDAPFAKDSVPPHTLAALTRAALVVREAAPNTPLGINCLRNDAKGALAIAHIVGAQFVRVNVWVGAAVTDQGIIEGAAREGILYRKQLGAEHIQIFTDVFVKHAAQLGDGTQTIQDAAKDAVLRGMADALIVSGSATGSGTSVSDVAAVAQAVPGVPVLVGSGFGEATATALLQAGAAGAIVGSSLKVGAVDSPVDPEKVRVLKAIMR, encoded by the coding sequence GTGCTTAAAGACTTCTGGGCGTCCAAGCGCCTTATTGGAATGGTACACCTCGGGCCACTGCCGGGGAGCCCGCGGGATCGCGGCGACTTCGCGGGCGTGCTGAGCCGCGCGGACGCCGATGCGCGGGCGCTGGTAGCCGGTGGCGTGGACGCGATCATGGTGGAGAACTTCTTCGATGCTCCCTTCGCCAAGGATAGCGTCCCACCCCACACCCTCGCCGCGCTCACCCGTGCGGCGCTAGTGGTCCGTGAGGCGGCCCCAAACACTCCACTGGGGATCAACTGCCTGCGCAACGATGCTAAAGGCGCACTGGCGATCGCTCATATTGTCGGGGCGCAGTTTGTCCGGGTCAATGTCTGGGTGGGCGCGGCGGTCACCGACCAGGGCATTATCGAGGGCGCGGCCCGTGAGGGGATTCTCTACCGCAAGCAGCTCGGGGCCGAGCACATCCAGATCTTCACCGATGTCTTTGTCAAGCACGCCGCGCAGCTCGGCGATGGCACCCAGACCATCCAAGATGCCGCCAAGGACGCCGTGCTTCGTGGCATGGCCGATGCGCTGATCGTCAGCGGCAGTGCAACCGGCAGCGGAACCAGCGTGTCGGATGTGGCGGCGGTCGCCCAGGCAGTTCCGGGAGTCCCCGTCTTGGTCGGAAGCGGCTTTGGCGAGGCAACCGCGACCGCGCTACTTCAGGCCGGTGCGGCAGGGGCGATCGTGGGCAGTAGCTTAAAAGTGGGTGCCGTGGACTCGCCCGTCGATCCCGAAAAAGTCCGCGTGTTGAAAGCAATCATGCGATGA
- a CDS encoding glycoside hydrolase family 38 C-terminal domain-containing protein translates to MTSPRLLRVAAQPVEAAKTLLRRISCELDFARAFATLTGDTHWPALIEHATAIVEGCTGEVAEAVAEAEAVLAPIGVAAKAYTIHCVGHGHIDMNWMWSWQETVATTHDTFQSVLQLMREYPSLTYSQSQASVYALMEKYHPELFAEIQQRIAEGRWEVTAVHWVEGDKNLASGESLARHLLYTRQYTKEKFGLDAADLPLDWEPDTFGHANTIPTILAQGGVKFYYACRLGGGFDHAVTGEFPRPKLFWWQGPDGSRVLVNKESTWYNSYVNIGDNIALPAVEFFRDTQLTDWLNVYGIGNHGGGPTRVEIEYLQETATWPIYPSVTFGTAKGWYERVAAGDLSHLPVLDHELNYEFTGCYTTQTLITQANRFGENYCVEAETLAAITGRDSRGSLREAWINILFNQFHDILPGSGVRQTREHAMALFQETGAITGAIKREAGKALASGLNTAIFAPGAATLGEFGSGAGAGIGAMESGLSKSAGGGSVRPYVVYNPCAWPRTEAVTVRLYDTGFEPGRIVARDEHANNHPTFFLTRGDDWGHSYVDVLFFAQNVPATGYKTYALCEGKVTVEVPQVKALPRDVFETPFGMLRFDRYKGGLVEVHHQESGITFLEGDFESLGEWELTREQPRGMTAWVLGGSVESQAVTVSGHHVHGVTRNRGTSYPSGTSMAYVVHQSLKVPGTKSTIKVQYLIHGFAPRVDVTAEIDWREIGDPERGIPGLRVHFPFDGYEGLPIRFETPFGSVVREDSDGEEVPGLRYTHVPLDEGGFTLLNDSKYGFMVEGGNLAMRVIRSSYDPDHAPEVCKHTIRYSMVFHDRAVDASDLTRMGAAFNHPLIAFPAGVQEGTGPLSKSFASVETPSVVLTSLKKAEDGNGVILRLVEYDGQDTEAVVTLAEGFGTRATLTDLMESPVGGRVDFDGKTLRVPIRASSFVSVRVVQ, encoded by the coding sequence ATGACCTCACCTCGTCTCTTGCGCGTCGCCGCGCAGCCTGTGGAAGCCGCAAAGACGCTCCTACGGCGCATCTCCTGTGAGCTGGACTTCGCTCGTGCCTTTGCCACGCTGACCGGAGACACCCACTGGCCCGCGCTGATTGAGCACGCAACCGCGATTGTCGAGGGCTGCACGGGCGAGGTTGCTGAGGCGGTCGCTGAGGCGGAGGCGGTTCTGGCACCGATCGGGGTGGCGGCGAAGGCCTACACGATCCACTGCGTGGGGCATGGGCATATCGACATGAACTGGATGTGGTCGTGGCAGGAGACCGTGGCGACCACCCACGATACGTTCCAGTCCGTGCTCCAGCTCATGCGCGAGTACCCGAGCCTGACCTACTCCCAGTCCCAGGCATCGGTCTATGCGCTGATGGAGAAGTACCACCCCGAGCTCTTTGCCGAGATCCAGCAGCGGATCGCCGAGGGGCGCTGGGAGGTGACCGCGGTGCACTGGGTGGAGGGCGATAAGAACCTGGCGAGTGGCGAGAGCCTCGCGCGGCACCTGCTCTACACACGGCAGTACACCAAGGAGAAGTTCGGCCTCGACGCCGCAGACCTGCCGCTGGACTGGGAGCCGGACACGTTTGGCCACGCCAACACGATCCCGACCATCCTGGCCCAAGGCGGGGTGAAGTTCTACTACGCCTGTCGCCTCGGGGGGGGCTTTGACCATGCGGTCACGGGCGAGTTTCCGCGTCCCAAGCTCTTCTGGTGGCAAGGCCCCGATGGCTCGCGGGTGCTGGTCAATAAAGAGTCCACTTGGTACAACTCCTATGTCAATATCGGGGACAATATCGCCCTGCCCGCCGTGGAGTTCTTCCGAGACACGCAGCTCACCGACTGGCTCAATGTCTACGGGATCGGCAACCACGGTGGCGGCCCCACCCGTGTCGAGATCGAGTACCTGCAAGAGACCGCTACCTGGCCGATCTACCCGAGCGTCACCTTTGGGACGGCCAAGGGCTGGTACGAGAGAGTGGCGGCGGGCGATCTCTCGCACCTCCCCGTGCTGGACCACGAGCTCAACTACGAGTTCACCGGCTGCTACACGACCCAGACCCTCATCACGCAGGCCAATAGATTTGGGGAGAACTACTGTGTCGAGGCCGAGACCCTCGCCGCGATCACGGGCCGGGACTCTCGGGGGTCCCTGCGCGAGGCCTGGATCAATATTCTCTTCAATCAGTTTCATGACATCCTGCCCGGCTCGGGTGTCCGCCAGACCCGTGAGCACGCGATGGCGCTCTTCCAGGAGACCGGGGCGATCACGGGGGCGATCAAGCGCGAGGCGGGGAAGGCACTGGCGAGCGGGCTGAACACGGCGATCTTCGCCCCAGGTGCGGCGACGCTCGGGGAGTTTGGTAGCGGTGCGGGCGCGGGGATCGGGGCGATGGAGTCGGGGCTCTCCAAGTCGGCGGGGGGCGGGAGTGTCCGGCCCTATGTCGTCTACAACCCCTGCGCCTGGCCCCGCACCGAGGCGGTCACCGTGCGCCTCTACGACACGGGCTTTGAGCCGGGGCGCATTGTCGCGCGGGACGAGCATGCCAACAACCACCCCACGTTTTTTCTGACCCGCGGCGATGACTGGGGGCATAGCTATGTCGATGTGCTCTTCTTCGCGCAAAATGTCCCCGCCACGGGCTACAAGACCTACGCGCTCTGTGAGGGCAAGGTCACGGTCGAGGTTCCTCAGGTCAAGGCCCTGCCCCGCGATGTCTTTGAGACGCCCTTTGGGATGCTGCGCTTCGACCGCTACAAAGGCGGGCTGGTCGAGGTGCACCACCAGGAGAGTGGGATCACGTTCTTGGAGGGGGACTTTGAGAGCCTGGGCGAGTGGGAGCTGACCCGCGAGCAGCCGCGTGGGATGACCGCGTGGGTCCTGGGCGGCTCGGTGGAGTCGCAGGCAGTGACGGTCTCAGGGCACCATGTCCATGGGGTGACGCGCAACCGGGGGACCAGCTACCCGAGCGGGACGAGCATGGCCTATGTGGTCCACCAGAGCCTCAAGGTGCCAGGGACGAAGAGCACGATCAAGGTTCAGTATCTGATCCATGGCTTCGCGCCACGCGTCGACGTGACCGCGGAGATTGACTGGCGCGAGATCGGCGACCCGGAGCGGGGGATTCCCGGCCTGCGGGTCCACTTCCCCTTCGATGGCTACGAGGGGCTGCCGATTCGCTTCGAGACCCCGTTTGGCAGTGTCGTGCGGGAGGACAGCGATGGGGAAGAAGTGCCCGGCCTGCGCTATACCCATGTTCCCCTCGATGAGGGCGGCTTCACGCTCCTCAACGACTCTAAGTACGGCTTCATGGTCGAGGGGGGAAATCTGGCGATGCGCGTCATTCGCTCAAGCTACGACCCCGATCACGCGCCCGAGGTCTGCAAGCACACGATCCGCTACTCGATGGTCTTCCATGACCGCGCCGTGGACGCGTCGGACCTGACCCGGATGGGCGCGGCGTTCAACCACCCGCTGATCGCGTTTCCGGCGGGCGTTCAGGAGGGGACGGGGCCGCTCTCGAAGTCTTTTGCGTCGGTGGAGACCCCCAGTGTGGTGCTTACCAGCCTCAAAAAGGCCGAAGACGGCAACGGCGTGATCCTGCGCCTCGTGGAGTACGATGGGCAAGACACGGAGGCAGTCGTGACTCTGGCGGAGGGCTTTGGGACACGCGCAACCCTCACCGACCTCATGGAGAGCCCTGTCGGGGGGAGGGTAGATTTTGACGGAAAGACCCTCCGCGTCCCGATCCGCGCGAGCTCTTTTGTGAGTGTACGGGTGGTACAATAA